The following are from one region of the Treponema primitia ZAS-1 genome:
- a CDS encoding helix-turn-helix domain-containing protein, with amino-acid sequence MGDSINQRVKQVRKALELSQRNFSSILALSNGYIGGVESGIRRVNGRLIKLIVSEFGVSETWLTIGEGEMFTQNPDEKFTKLVGLFKELPPKYQDVVYQMIDVLLKVKE; translated from the coding sequence ATGGGCGATTCGATTAACCAACGGGTAAAACAGGTCCGGAAGGCACTGGAATTATCACAAAGGAATTTTTCCTCGATTTTAGCCCTGTCTAATGGGTATATTGGCGGGGTTGAATCCGGAATCCGCAGGGTAAACGGCCGCCTCATCAAGCTCATCGTCTCGGAATTCGGGGTGAGCGAGACATGGTTGACCATAGGGGAGGGAGAAATGTTTACCCAGAACCCCGACGAAAAGTTTACCAAGTTAGTTGGATTATTTAAGGAATTGCCGCCTAAGTACCAGGATGTGGTGTATCAGATGATTGATGTTTTGCTCAAGGTGAAGGAATAA
- a CDS encoding FeoB-associated Cys-rich membrane protein translates to MNSMIETSIIIVVVALAALFVVLRIIKTFRSKRPACCSGGGDKCACPHCSGK, encoded by the coding sequence ATGAATTCTATGATTGAAACCAGCATTATTATTGTGGTAGTAGCCCTGGCGGCGCTCTTTGTGGTACTGCGGATCATCAAAACCTTCCGGAGCAAGCGGCCCGCCTGCTGTTCAGGCGGCGGGGACAAATGCGCCTGCCCGCACTGTAGCGGAAAATAA